A section of the Engraulis encrasicolus isolate BLACKSEA-1 chromosome 8, IST_EnEncr_1.0, whole genome shotgun sequence genome encodes:
- the folr gene encoding folate receptor gives MDSRGVLRSVCVLLGLVCVARGLDKLNMCMDAKHHKTEPGPEGALYKQCSPWKSNACCRANTTEQGHEDNSYLYNFNWGHCGALSEACKKHFIQDTCLYECSPHLGPWIQAVDQSWRKERILNVPLCQEDCDSWYQDCKHDFTCKQDWHTGWDWSSGKNECPSGNKCRTFAEVFGSAKTMCEVIWSHSYRYTDLKKDSGRCMQLWFTGPVNPNKEVARYYLNHAHQHTITLATSMLLPLLLSLVHSGIALW, from the exons cCGCGGGgtgctgaggagtgtgtgtgtgctgctggggttggtgtgtgtggcgCGTGGCCTGGACAAGCTCAACATGTGCATGGACGCCAAACACCACAAGACAGAACCTGGACCAGAGGGGGCGCTATataagcag TGCTCTCCGTGGAAGTCTAATGCGTGTTGCCGGGCCAACACCACAGAGCAGGGCCACGAGGACAACTCTTACCTGTACAACTTCAACTGGGGTCACTGTGGCGCACTCAGCGAAGCCTGCAAGAAACACTTCATACAGGACACCTGCCTCTACGAGTGCTCACCACACCTGGGACCCTGGATACAagcg gtagacCAGTCGTGGCGTAAGGAGCGCATCCTGAATGTGCCACTGTGCCAGGAGGATTGTGACAGCTGGTACCAGGACTGCAAACACGACTTCACCTGCAAACAGGACTGGCACACCGGCTGGGACTGGagctcag gtaaaAATGAGTGTCCATCAGGCAATAAGTGTCGCACATTTGCGGAGGTGTTTGGCTCTGCTAAGACCATGTGTGAGGTCATCTGGTCCCACTCCTACAG gtacactGACCTGAAGAAGGACAGTGGGCGCTGTATGCAGCTGTGGTTCACAGGTCCAGTGAACCCCAATAAGGAAGTGGCTCGATACTACCTTAACCACGCCCACCAGCACACCATCACCCTGGCAACCAGCATGCTCCTCCCACTGCTCCTCAGCCTGGTGCATTCTGGGATTGCACtctggtag